In a genomic window of Terriglobia bacterium:
- a CDS encoding D-alanine--D-alanine ligase: MRVGLTFNLKRGEPEEGQDPPSTSREAQAEWDDQDTVDAVLGALRERHEVIPIDAAEDPYNALRESRPDIVFNMAEGSFGPCREGHIPSILEYLNIPYTASDPLTLNLCLDKSRAKEILAYYGLPTARFRVVADRNQPFNSLHFPLLVKPLFEGSSIGIRNDSLVATVEDLRARIAWVLERFRQPALVEEFLAGREFTVAILGNGEDARVLPIVEIRFESLPKGMNPIYSYEAKWIWDQSSNPLQIFECPARISAEARAEIERICLGAYRTMRCRDWCRIDIRLDASNCPHILELNPLPGILPRPEDNSCFPKAARAAGMNYNQLINAVLDIACRRCGLN, from the coding sequence ATGCGAGTAGGATTGACGTTCAACCTGAAGCGAGGAGAGCCGGAGGAGGGGCAGGACCCTCCAAGTACCAGCCGCGAGGCGCAGGCCGAGTGGGACGACCAGGACACCGTGGATGCGGTTCTGGGAGCCCTTAGGGAGCGTCACGAGGTGATCCCGATCGATGCGGCCGAGGACCCCTACAACGCGCTTCGCGAGAGCCGCCCGGACATAGTTTTCAACATGGCCGAAGGGAGTTTCGGCCCCTGCCGCGAAGGGCACATCCCCTCAATTCTCGAATACCTCAACATTCCGTACACGGCGAGTGATCCGCTGACGTTGAATCTCTGTCTGGACAAGTCGCGCGCCAAGGAGATACTGGCCTATTACGGTCTGCCCACCGCGCGTTTCCGGGTTGTTGCGGACCGGAACCAGCCCTTCAACAGCCTCCATTTCCCGCTTCTGGTCAAGCCCCTATTCGAAGGCTCCAGCATCGGGATCCGTAATGACTCGCTGGTGGCAACCGTAGAGGACCTGCGGGCCAGAATCGCCTGGGTGCTTGAGCGCTTCCGGCAGCCGGCCTTGGTGGAGGAGTTCCTGGCGGGGCGCGAGTTCACGGTGGCCATCCTGGGAAACGGTGAGGATGCTCGTGTGCTTCCGATTGTCGAGATCCGGTTCGAGTCACTTCCGAAGGGGATGAATCCGATCTACTCATATGAGGCCAAATGGATCTGGGATCAGAGTTCAAATCCGCTGCAGATTTTCGAATGCCCCGCACGCATCAGCGCGGAAGCCAGGGCGGAGATCGAACGCATTTGCCTGGGTGCCTACCGAACCATGAGGTGCCGTGACTGGTGCCGCATCGACATTCGTCTCGATGCATCGAACTGCCCGCACATCCTGGAACTCAACCCATTGCCCGGGATTCTGCCTCGGCCGGAGGACAACTCGTGCTTCCCCAAAGCGGCGCGGGCTGCGGGAATGAATTACAACCAGCTGATCAATGCGGTTCTGGACATCGCGTGCCGGCGCTGCGGGCTAAACTGA
- a CDS encoding DUF2085 domain-containing protein: MKYSLARMASLAPRVILSLLWAGLCAAFLAAPLLRAMGYSQAAALLFALFSPVCHQDADRSFTLLGHQWAVCHRCSGIYFGLFLASLLPFRLTRILDAPQLRRLWVACAAAPILLDALGPFLGVWTNTPFSRLATGFVFGAMLSLLLSTALEEFIHEARWKRKRFDAGVLGGLS; encoded by the coding sequence ATGAAATATAGCCTGGCGCGCATGGCATCGCTTGCACCACGAGTCATTCTCTCACTTCTCTGGGCGGGTCTCTGCGCCGCTTTTCTGGCCGCTCCGCTGCTGCGGGCCATGGGATATTCGCAGGCGGCCGCGCTGCTGTTTGCGCTTTTTTCTCCCGTGTGTCATCAGGATGCGGACCGCTCCTTCACCCTTCTCGGCCATCAGTGGGCGGTCTGCCACCGTTGTTCGGGAATCTACTTTGGATTGTTCTTGGCTTCGTTGCTGCCGTTCCGTCTCACGCGTATTCTGGATGCACCGCAGCTGCGCAGGCTCTGGGTTGCGTGTGCAGCCGCACCGATTCTGCTGGATGCCCTGGGTCCCTTCCTGGGAGTCTGGACGAATACGCCCTTCAGTCGTCTCGCTACGGGATTCGTCTTTGGCGCCATGCTTTCGCTATTGCTGTCGACCGCTCTTGAAGAGTTCATCCATGAAGCTCGCTGGAAGCGCAAACGCTTCGATGCCGGCGTTCTGGGAGGCCTTTCATGA
- a CDS encoding cation diffusion facilitator family transporter, which translates to MLDRRDAREHVTRKRSLSLALLVTCAWFIVELAAGFYTNSLALLADAAHMLTDLAALSLSLFALTISARPATNEKTYGYVRAEILAALANGVILVLVGLFIAYQAYHRLLQPPPVRSTMMLAVASVGLGANLVAARLLSHSDLENLNLRGAFLHVLGDIMGSLGAISAGIIMSVWGWFLADPVVSLVVAALILYSSWRLMRDSVDVLLEGTPRHLDIGAILSDLGSVDGVLSVHELHVWSITSGLPAMSCHIVLRSDADSSAVLKTLSRLMRTRHRIEHTTIQIEKDEAFVPEVR; encoded by the coding sequence ATGCTCGACCGCCGGGATGCTCGTGAACATGTTACACGCAAGCGCAGCCTCAGCCTCGCTTTGCTCGTGACCTGCGCATGGTTTATCGTAGAGCTGGCGGCCGGTTTTTACACCAACAGCTTGGCCCTGCTTGCCGATGCGGCCCACATGCTGACCGACCTCGCGGCCCTCTCGCTGAGCCTGTTTGCGCTGACCATCTCCGCCCGCCCCGCCACCAACGAAAAAACGTATGGATACGTGAGGGCCGAGATTCTCGCGGCGCTCGCCAACGGCGTGATTCTGGTTCTGGTCGGCCTGTTTATCGCATACCAAGCCTATCATCGCCTGCTGCAACCGCCGCCGGTCAGGAGCACAATGATGCTGGCCGTTGCCAGCGTCGGCCTGGGAGCCAATCTGGTTGCCGCCAGGCTGCTCTCACACTCCGACCTGGAAAACCTGAATCTGCGTGGTGCGTTCCTCCATGTGCTCGGTGACATCATGGGGTCGCTGGGAGCAATCAGCGCGGGCATTATCATGTCGGTGTGGGGCTGGTTCCTCGCCGATCCTGTTGTCTCGCTCGTTGTCGCTGCGCTCATACTGTACAGTTCGTGGCGATTGATGCGGGACAGCGTCGACGTGCTGCTTGAGGGGACGCCACGGCACCTGGACATTGGCGCCATTCTGTCAGATCTGGGAAGCGTGGACGGCGTTCTCTCGGTGCACGAACTGCACGTTTGGTCCATCACCTCCGGGTTGCCGGCCATGAGCTGCCACATCGTGCTGCGGAGCGACGCCGACTCCTCCGCGGTGCTCAAGACACTCAGCCGTCTCATGCGCACCCGCCACCGCATCGAGCACACGACCATTCAGATCGAAAAAGATGAAGCCTTTGTGCCGGAGGTGCGCTGA
- the priA gene encoding primosomal protein N' yields the protein MTTFVDVAVPLGVRKTFAYSVPPALTTRVAVGARVLVPFGRKLAVAFVVGCSTSPPAGDFRIRSIRDVIGNEPALPPALVELALWVADYYFTAPGEILRAFLPAGSVGAGERKVRLSARTRDLISGGLRPPGLHPKEELLLETLAHAGEMSLKKLAAHAGLSDAQQWMEGLVERGLLQTEDYIERARITEKTQLGIKALPAEPETIARLTGAQREMYAQLRSAGGTLALQAALRLAGGGPGIARALEKKGLAEIAPMQMDRVPLELSEIPSRKLLVFTPAQREAFARLRTLVLGTESVRCLLHGVTGSGKTEIYLRLIAEVLQSGNTAMLLVPEIGLTPMLSRIAASHFPDRVALLHSGMSPGERFDQWNRIRSGAAQVVVGTRSAVFAPMEKLRLIVIDEEQDASYKQDESPCYHAREVAWRRLQRSGGVLLMGSATPSVETFYHAQDGSDVLRITLPERIEARPLPKVAVVDMSIEFQRHGRKTVVSERLRGELEENLRRGEQSIVLLNRRGYSRSLLCRGCGNVFSCPDCSISMTYHQKEGRLICHYCGIERKTPSACSSCGGEYIYFVGVGTEQLEEILRNMFPGARLARVDRDTTRRRGALRKLLFDFAAHKLDMLVGTQILAKGHDFPDVTLVGVVSADAGLSFPDFRSAERTFQLLTQVSGRAGRGQVAGRVVIQSFYPDHYALQFARRQDYCEFHRREIEFRRLLGYPPFRRLVQILISAGTAEKGLRIGEKVAEEVKSTAIRHGAKSRVQVLGPAAAPLERLRGRYRFQVLLKAEPGEHLSSILQEAFTNLGKRKVPLKSIHVDVDPLSLL from the coding sequence ATGACAACCTTTGTCGATGTCGCCGTTCCCCTCGGAGTGCGCAAGACGTTCGCGTACTCGGTTCCGCCCGCCTTGACGACGCGAGTTGCCGTCGGTGCCCGTGTTCTGGTGCCGTTCGGGCGCAAGCTGGCCGTCGCCTTCGTGGTTGGGTGCAGCACCTCGCCGCCGGCCGGCGATTTCCGCATCCGCTCCATTCGGGACGTGATCGGCAACGAGCCCGCGCTCCCGCCAGCATTGGTGGAGCTCGCGCTCTGGGTTGCCGACTACTATTTTACGGCCCCGGGAGAGATCCTGCGCGCTTTCCTACCGGCGGGGAGCGTGGGTGCCGGTGAGCGTAAGGTGCGGCTGAGTGCGCGCACGCGGGATTTGATCTCGGGCGGACTGAGGCCGCCCGGCCTCCACCCCAAAGAGGAGCTCCTGCTGGAGACGCTTGCACATGCAGGCGAAATGAGCCTGAAGAAACTGGCCGCTCATGCCGGGCTGAGCGACGCCCAACAGTGGATGGAAGGCTTGGTGGAACGCGGCCTCCTGCAGACGGAAGATTACATCGAACGCGCACGCATCACCGAAAAAACGCAGTTAGGCATCAAGGCGCTGCCGGCCGAACCGGAGACGATCGCGCGCCTGACAGGTGCGCAGCGCGAGATGTATGCACAGTTGCGTTCAGCCGGAGGCACGCTCGCATTGCAGGCCGCGTTGCGGCTCGCGGGCGGTGGTCCGGGCATTGCGCGGGCCCTCGAGAAAAAAGGCCTGGCCGAGATTGCACCGATGCAGATGGATCGCGTCCCGCTCGAGTTGTCGGAGATTCCCTCCCGCAAGCTGCTCGTATTCACACCTGCCCAGCGTGAAGCGTTCGCGCGTCTACGCACTCTCGTTCTGGGCACAGAAAGCGTGCGCTGCCTCCTGCACGGCGTCACGGGCAGCGGCAAAACGGAGATCTACCTGCGGCTCATCGCTGAAGTGCTCCAGTCCGGGAACACCGCGATGCTGCTTGTGCCCGAGATCGGCCTGACTCCGATGCTGAGCCGGATTGCCGCGTCGCATTTTCCCGATCGGGTGGCTCTGCTGCACAGCGGCATGTCGCCCGGCGAGCGTTTCGACCAGTGGAACCGCATCCGCTCCGGCGCGGCGCAGGTGGTCGTGGGCACGCGTTCGGCCGTATTCGCGCCGATGGAAAAACTGCGTCTGATCGTGATCGACGAGGAACAGGATGCCTCCTACAAGCAGGACGAGTCGCCATGCTACCACGCGCGGGAGGTTGCCTGGCGCCGTCTGCAGCGCTCCGGCGGCGTTCTGCTGATGGGCTCGGCGACCCCTTCCGTGGAAACCTTCTACCATGCGCAGGACGGTTCGGATGTCCTCCGCATCACACTGCCGGAACGCATCGAAGCTCGTCCGCTGCCGAAAGTCGCCGTTGTGGACATGAGCATCGAGTTCCAGCGCCATGGCCGGAAGACGGTCGTCTCCGAACGGCTGCGCGGCGAATTGGAGGAGAACTTGCGCCGCGGCGAACAATCGATCGTCCTGCTCAATCGTCGTGGCTACTCGCGATCGCTCCTGTGCAGAGGTTGCGGGAACGTCTTTTCCTGCCCCGATTGCAGTATCTCCATGACATATCATCAGAAGGAAGGCCGTCTGATCTGTCATTATTGCGGCATCGAAAGGAAAACTCCGTCGGCCTGCAGCAGCTGTGGCGGCGAATATATCTACTTTGTCGGGGTGGGGACTGAGCAGCTGGAGGAGATCCTGCGCAACATGTTTCCAGGAGCGCGCCTGGCACGCGTCGATCGCGACACGACCCGGCGGCGCGGTGCACTGCGCAAGCTGCTGTTCGATTTTGCCGCGCACAAGCTGGATATGCTGGTGGGCACACAGATACTCGCCAAGGGGCACGATTTCCCCGATGTGACCCTCGTCGGGGTTGTTTCGGCTGATGCCGGGTTGTCCTTTCCGGATTTTCGCTCTGCCGAGCGGACTTTTCAATTGCTGACCCAGGTGTCCGGCAGAGCCGGGCGCGGCCAGGTTGCGGGCCGTGTCGTCATACAGTCATTTTACCCCGATCATTACGCGCTCCAGTTCGCACGCCGGCAGGATTACTGCGAGTTCCATCGGCGCGAGATCGAATTCCGCAGGCTGCTCGGGTATCCCCCGTTCCGCAGGCTGGTGCAGATCCTCATCAGTGCCGGAACCGCGGAGAAAGGGCTGCGTATCGGCGAGAAGGTCGCGGAGGAGGTGAAATCGACTGCAATCCGGCACGGAGCCAAATCCAGGGTGCAGGTTTTGGGCCCGGCTGCAGCCCCGCTGGAGAGGCTGCGCGGACGATACCGATTCCAGGTGCTGCTGAAGGCGGAACCGGGTGAACACTTGAGCTCGATTTTGCAGGAGGCATTCACCAACCTGGGTAAACGCAAGGTGCCTCTCAAGAGCATCCATGTCGACGTCGATCCGCTCTCTCTACTCTAG